In Haloterrigena turkmenica DSM 5511, a single genomic region encodes these proteins:
- a CDS encoding TrkH family potassium uptake protein, producing MNIRVDWQASLALTGTVLKYLALTLFVPLVVAVVYQEDIFVFVATIGIVVAIGYGLERLDPDPDSDLGPREALLLVAISWLVVAVVGAIPYLIAGYGTESALRHPVNALFESMSGFTTTGATVMAAISVEQHSHALMMWRQLTQWLGGMGIIVLMIAILPELAVNGAQLIRSEAPGPELQKLTPKIAETARILWLVYFGFTILLIGLLYGLHLVGLAPNMHFYNAVAHGFTTLPTGGFSPEADSVAAFSAVVQWIIIPFMAVAGTNFALFWYVLDGEPRRLFQNTEFRAYAGAIAVVTAIVAALLYSGSAPALGELGGATEGYGESALRHAAFQTVSLLNSTGYATSDFAQWDPIAQTVLLIAMFIGGCAGSTGGGVKIIRWLVVLKVARRELFTAAHPEAVQPIRLGGYVVDEDVIRGVLGFTLLYLFIFVIATVFIAVDSTRGAVSLEPIDAISASIATIGNIGPGFGDLGPFGSYREFPVTSKLVMIFLMWIGRLEIIPALVLFTGAFWKR from the coding sequence ATGAATATACGAGTCGATTGGCAGGCGAGCCTCGCGCTGACTGGTACCGTACTCAAGTATCTCGCCCTGACGCTATTCGTGCCGCTCGTCGTCGCCGTCGTCTATCAGGAGGATATCTTCGTGTTCGTGGCGACGATCGGGATCGTCGTTGCCATCGGGTACGGACTCGAACGACTCGATCCCGATCCAGATTCCGATCTGGGTCCCCGGGAAGCGTTGCTGCTGGTCGCGATCTCGTGGCTCGTGGTCGCGGTCGTCGGTGCGATCCCGTATCTCATCGCCGGCTACGGAACCGAATCCGCGCTCAGACATCCGGTGAACGCGCTGTTCGAGTCGATGTCCGGATTCACGACGACTGGAGCGACCGTGATGGCCGCGATCTCCGTCGAACAGCACTCCCACGCCCTCATGATGTGGCGCCAGCTCACCCAGTGGCTCGGTGGGATGGGGATCATCGTGTTGATGATCGCGATCCTGCCGGAGCTGGCGGTCAACGGCGCGCAGCTGATCCGTTCGGAGGCGCCGGGGCCAGAGCTACAGAAGCTGACGCCGAAGATCGCCGAAACGGCTCGCATCCTCTGGCTCGTCTACTTCGGGTTCACGATCCTTCTCATCGGACTCCTCTATGGCCTCCATCTCGTCGGGTTGGCGCCGAACATGCACTTCTACAACGCGGTCGCCCACGGATTTACAACGCTTCCGACCGGCGGGTTCTCGCCCGAAGCCGACAGCGTCGCCGCGTTTTCCGCGGTCGTTCAGTGGATCATCATTCCCTTCATGGCGGTCGCCGGGACCAACTTCGCGCTGTTCTGGTACGTCTTAGACGGCGAACCGCGACGACTCTTCCAGAACACCGAGTTCCGCGCCTACGCGGGTGCGATCGCCGTCGTGACCGCGATCGTGGCCGCGTTGCTCTACAGCGGCAGCGCCCCAGCGCTGGGCGAACTGGGCGGAGCGACCGAGGGATACGGCGAGAGCGCTCTGCGCCACGCGGCCTTCCAGACCGTCTCGCTGTTGAACTCGACGGGGTACGCGACGAGCGACTTCGCGCAGTGGGACCCGATCGCACAGACCGTCCTCCTGATCGCGATGTTCATCGGCGGCTGCGCCGGCTCGACCGGTGGCGGCGTCAAGATCATCCGCTGGCTGGTCGTCCTGAAAGTCGCCCGCCGGGAGCTGTTCACCGCCGCCCACCCCGAGGCCGTCCAGCCGATTCGGCTCGGCGGCTACGTCGTCGACGAGGACGTCATCCGCGGCGTTCTCGGCTTCACGCTGCTGTACCTGTTCATCTTCGTGATCGCGACGGTGTTCATCGCCGTCGATTCGACCCGCGGCGCGGTCTCGCTCGAGCCGATCGACGCCATCAGCGCCAGCATCGCGACGATCGGGAATATCGGTCCGGGCTTCGGCGACCTCGGCCCCTTCGGTAGCTACCGCGAGTTCCCTGTGACCTCGAAACTCGTGATGATCTTCCTCATGTGGATCGGCCGCCTCGAGATCATTCCGGCGCTCGTGCTGTTCACCGGGGCGTTCTGGAAGCGGTGA
- a CDS encoding inositol monophosphatase family protein produces MSKHDEGAGRASVAVHAARAGADVAAGSFRGELEVDHKDGKTDVVTQTDREAQRRVIEVIEASYPDEPVVGEEDDALKAVPETGPAWIVDPIDGTNNYVNGIRAFGTAVAAVRDGDPVAAATVCPALGDTYRVGPTGAVRNGDPLSVSDCADPEAATVCPTYWWDFDQRDQYAAAVRGLTDRFGDVRRFGCAQLELAMVASGALEGTITNLRANPWDTVAGVALIRAAGGTVTDLEGNRWRHDSEGLVASNGALHDELRAAARAIDEGGD; encoded by the coding sequence ATGAGCAAACACGACGAGGGTGCCGGTCGGGCGAGCGTCGCGGTCCACGCCGCCCGCGCCGGGGCTGACGTCGCCGCGGGCTCCTTTCGCGGCGAACTCGAGGTCGACCACAAGGACGGCAAGACCGACGTCGTCACGCAGACCGACCGCGAGGCCCAGCGGCGCGTGATCGAGGTGATCGAGGCCTCGTACCCGGACGAGCCGGTCGTCGGCGAGGAGGACGACGCGCTGAAGGCGGTCCCCGAGACGGGACCGGCCTGGATCGTCGACCCCATCGACGGGACGAACAACTACGTCAACGGGATCCGCGCGTTCGGGACGGCTGTCGCCGCGGTCCGCGACGGCGACCCCGTCGCCGCGGCCACCGTCTGTCCCGCACTAGGGGACACCTATCGCGTCGGACCGACGGGCGCCGTTCGCAACGGCGACCCCCTCTCGGTCAGTGACTGCGCCGATCCCGAGGCTGCGACCGTCTGCCCCACCTACTGGTGGGACTTCGACCAGCGCGACCAGTACGCCGCGGCGGTCCGCGGCCTCACCGACCGTTTCGGCGACGTCCGCCGCTTCGGTTGCGCCCAGCTCGAGCTCGCGATGGTCGCGTCGGGCGCCCTCGAGGGAACGATCACGAACCTGCGGGCCAACCCGTGGGACACCGTCGCGGGCGTCGCGCTGATCCGGGCGGCCGGCGGAACCGTGACGGATCTCGAGGGGAACCGCTGGCGCCACGACAGCGAGGGACTTGTCGCCTCGAACGGAGCGCTCCACGACGAACTCCGCGCCGCCGCACGGGCGATCGACGAGGGCGGCGACTGA
- a CDS encoding glycoside hydrolase family 43 protein, which produces MQAYLFVHFREKRTPDGEQVYFGISEDGFHWEAVNGGAPVLWSYEGDKGVRDCTITRTTDGRFVILGTDLSLAYGMPNQYDGSWEEITRNGSNSLVMWESETLTDWSDQRMVELGDEAFGCLWAPDITYDGANDEYIVHWSSAHRSDDFEEKAIYYARTESFAAFSEPELLYRKPDSGVIDSAMYEENGSYYCFVKSEANPAGIILLKADRPTGPFTRVTTFDRTMEGLEGERYEAPTAVRLEDGRWCLFVDYFGGSPETQGYVPFVAESLEEEFVRADDEFSFPYGFKHGTVLPITAEEYDRLKAYEKDPSER; this is translated from the coding sequence ATGCAAGCCTACTTGTTCGTTCACTTCAGGGAGAAGCGGACGCCGGACGGTGAGCAGGTGTACTTCGGGATCAGCGAGGACGGGTTTCACTGGGAGGCGGTAAACGGCGGCGCCCCCGTCCTCTGGAGTTACGAGGGAGACAAGGGAGTCCGGGACTGTACGATCACCAGAACGACCGACGGGAGGTTCGTGATACTGGGGACGGACCTCAGTCTGGCCTACGGGATGCCCAATCAGTACGACGGCTCGTGGGAAGAGATCACTCGCAACGGGAGTAACTCGCTGGTGATGTGGGAGTCCGAGACCCTGACCGACTGGTCCGACCAGCGGATGGTCGAACTCGGAGACGAGGCGTTCGGCTGCCTCTGGGCGCCGGATATCACCTACGACGGAGCGAACGACGAGTACATCGTTCACTGGTCGTCAGCCCACCGCAGCGACGATTTCGAGGAGAAAGCGATCTACTACGCGCGGACCGAGTCGTTCGCGGCGTTCTCGGAGCCGGAACTGCTGTACCGGAAACCGGACAGCGGCGTCATCGACTCCGCGATGTACGAGGAGAACGGATCGTACTACTGTTTCGTGAAAAGCGAAGCGAACCCCGCCGGGATCATCCTGCTGAAGGCCGACCGTCCCACCGGGCCGTTCACCCGGGTGACGACGTTCGACCGCACCATGGAGGGACTGGAGGGCGAGCGGTACGAGGCGCCGACCGCCGTGCGACTCGAGGACGGCCGGTGGTGCCTATTCGTCGATTACTTCGGCGGCAGCCCGGAGACCCAGGGCTACGTCCCGTTCGTGGCGGAGTCGCTGGAAGAGGAGTTCGTGCGCGCCGACGACGAGTTCTCGTTCCCCTACGGGTTCAAACACGGCACGGTGCTCCCGATCACGGCCGAGGAGTACGACCGGCTGAAGGCCTACGAGAAGGATCCGTCGGAGCGATAG
- a CDS encoding DUF5795 family protein: MSENRVVQGRMVTAEKLAEMVEGDSVMEVDSIEEADRECPDCGGNVLEVTYMPSVTELVTGWKCQDCDWSDADRD, from the coding sequence GTGAGCGAGAACCGCGTCGTTCAGGGGCGAATGGTTACGGCCGAGAAACTGGCCGAGATGGTCGAAGGCGACTCCGTCATGGAGGTCGACTCCATCGAGGAGGCCGACCGGGAGTGTCCGGACTGCGGCGGCAACGTCCTCGAGGTGACCTACATGCCGTCGGTCACCGAGCTCGTCACCGGCTGGAAGTGCCAGGACTGCGACTGGAGCGACGCCGACCGGGACTGA
- a CDS encoding TrkH family potassium uptake protein, giving the protein MNEALETIGRDLGRMFEALAGLLFVSLLVPLVWGEYWAIPALAVSGLVPFAIGYSLTSRFREATRPGKLHGMIIAAVGWLCVAIFGSLPFLLIAWTVELGVPLLETPSRTSTLAAFTDPLNALFESMSGFTGTGLTMTDNEEVLPRTLQWWRSFIEWVGGVGVIVLTTAVLSRPGSGSLTLYESEARSERIHPSIVSTVQTIWWIFLLFTFVSILLLWAVGMPLWGAINHGMTGLATGGFSITDNSIATYDSAAIDFALLPVMLLGSIAFPVHYLILQGDLRNLYTDLQTRWVFIYMSLGTLALTMFVYAAGTYDTLFGAFRYGSFQFVSAATCAGFQTAVDATNVALGRWPIQAQLTVTFGMVIGGAAGSTVGGIKLIRALTLLKGIRFRIADVFYPESAVRRLKINGRSLNERELRQEFEEAAIIATLWFVFLAVGTFVLLLILPPGEYTLENVFFEVASAQGNVGLSAGITGPESLPTLGKITFLFNMWIGRLEIIPVLVTLRAVFDRGGLYQ; this is encoded by the coding sequence ATGAACGAGGCGCTGGAAACGATCGGCCGGGACTTGGGCCGCATGTTCGAGGCGCTGGCCGGACTGCTGTTCGTCTCGCTGCTCGTGCCGCTCGTCTGGGGCGAGTACTGGGCGATCCCGGCGCTGGCCGTCTCCGGGCTGGTACCGTTCGCCATCGGCTACAGCCTGACCTCGCGGTTTCGCGAGGCGACCCGGCCCGGAAAGCTTCACGGTATGATCATCGCCGCCGTCGGCTGGCTCTGCGTCGCGATCTTCGGATCGCTGCCGTTCTTGCTCATCGCGTGGACGGTCGAACTCGGCGTCCCGCTCCTCGAGACGCCGTCCCGGACGTCGACGCTCGCGGCGTTCACCGATCCGCTCAACGCCCTGTTCGAGAGCATGAGCGGCTTCACCGGAACCGGACTGACGATGACCGACAACGAGGAAGTGCTGCCGCGGACCCTCCAGTGGTGGCGCTCGTTCATCGAGTGGGTCGGCGGCGTGGGCGTGATCGTCCTCACCACGGCGGTTCTCTCCCGCCCGGGGAGCGGTTCCCTAACCCTCTACGAGAGCGAGGCGCGCTCGGAACGGATTCACCCGAGTATCGTCTCGACCGTCCAGACGATCTGGTGGATCTTCCTGCTGTTCACGTTCGTCTCGATCCTCCTGCTGTGGGCCGTCGGGATGCCCCTCTGGGGCGCGATCAATCACGGAATGACCGGGCTCGCGACCGGCGGGTTCTCGATTACGGACAACTCGATCGCGACCTACGATAGCGCCGCGATCGACTTCGCGCTCCTGCCGGTCATGCTCCTCGGAAGCATCGCGTTCCCGGTGCACTACCTCATCCTGCAGGGCGATCTGCGAAACCTCTATACGGACCTCCAGACGCGATGGGTGTTCATCTACATGAGCCTCGGCACGCTCGCACTCACGATGTTCGTATACGCCGCTGGCACGTACGATACCCTATTCGGAGCGTTCCGATACGGTTCGTTCCAGTTCGTCTCGGCGGCGACCTGCGCCGGCTTCCAGACCGCCGTCGATGCGACCAACGTGGCGCTTGGCCGATGGCCAATTCAGGCCCAACTCACCGTGACGTTCGGCATGGTCATCGGCGGCGCGGCCGGGTCGACGGTCGGCGGGATCAAACTCATCCGGGCGCTGACGCTGCTGAAAGGGATCCGGTTCCGTATCGCAGACGTCTTCTACCCCGAAAGCGCCGTTCGACGGCTGAAAATCAACGGTCGCAGCCTCAACGAGCGGGAACTCCGCCAGGAGTTCGAGGAAGCGGCGATCATCGCCACGCTCTGGTTCGTCTTCCTCGCCGTCGGGACGTTCGTGCTCCTGCTCATCCTTCCGCCGGGCGAGTACACGCTCGAGAACGTCTTCTTCGAGGTAGCGAGCGCGCAGGGCAACGTCGGCCTTTCGGCGGGGATCACCGGTCCCGAATCGCTGCCGACGCTCGGCAAGATCACGTTCCTGTTCAACATGTGGATCGGCCGCCTCGAGATTATCCCGGTGCTGGTAACGCTCCGGGCGGTGTTCGATCGCGGGGGGCTCTACCAATGA
- a CDS encoding potassium channel family protein, whose amino-acid sequence MYLVIVGAGDIGTPLIDIATRSGNEVVVIENDPERADRVAGEYDCLVLNDDATAHGALRDAGIERADALISTTDRDAINIMVCLLAKEHDVPSIVSVVHDPEHMNVFRQIGVNTMENPQELIAEYLYRSVDRPAIVDYMRIGEEAEVFEIRVTEGAPIAGKTLIEAADEDLLPDDVLIVAIEREGQDPPITPRGRTRIEADDLLTVYSAFGAAPELTTVFGHTED is encoded by the coding sequence ATGTATCTCGTCATCGTTGGGGCCGGCGATATCGGGACGCCGCTCATCGATATCGCGACCCGCTCGGGCAACGAAGTCGTCGTTATCGAGAACGACCCCGAACGGGCCGACCGGGTCGCTGGTGAGTACGACTGCTTAGTTCTCAACGACGATGCGACGGCCCACGGCGCTCTCAGGGACGCCGGGATCGAGCGAGCGGACGCGCTGATCAGCACGACGGACCGGGACGCGATCAACATCATGGTCTGTCTGCTCGCGAAGGAGCACGATGTCCCCTCGATCGTCTCGGTCGTTCACGACCCGGAGCACATGAACGTGTTCCGCCAGATCGGCGTCAACACGATGGAGAATCCACAGGAACTCATCGCCGAATACCTCTATCGATCGGTGGATCGCCCGGCGATCGTCGACTACATGCGAATCGGCGAGGAGGCGGAAGTGTTCGAGATCCGGGTCACGGAAGGCGCACCGATCGCCGGGAAGACGCTCATCGAGGCCGCAGACGAGGATCTGCTCCCCGACGACGTCCTGATCGTCGCGATCGAACGCGAGGGTCAGGATCCGCCGATCACGCCGAGAGGGAGGACGAGGATCGAGGCCGACGACTTACTGACCGTCTATTCGGCGTTCGGTGCGGCTCCCGAACTCACTACCGTATTCGGTCACACCGAGGACTGA
- a CDS encoding DUF63 family protein → MDEYIERYGAERLWTATVALLAAAVALAAVLFPQRIYVDLIWQYYWGPVVADAHGWSCVAWADGNPVHCSEVGPNAGPTAEPGYTFVSYAGYIPTLVLMAIGILFLVRRLEIERYRAGFFALFPFMLFGGALRVVEDTSVAAYRETGELMMELPWIGFLISPLIYFTVALLTVITVVVAVWLDRTDRVSGYEYPLAAIGTAYLTLTLAYLGYASTQPYADFHPLLLLTTLVGATLATAITWLLIGEFAPEINRGTEYMGVVVIWAHAVDGVANVIGLDWATAFGLEHNLTPKHPINGAIVDITGSVLPPNVVDTIGAAWPFLLVKLVAATFVVWVFNEEIFDEQPRFAILMLITVVAVGLGPGTRDMLRATFGV, encoded by the coding sequence ATGGACGAGTACATCGAACGGTACGGGGCCGAGCGACTCTGGACCGCGACCGTCGCTCTCCTCGCCGCCGCCGTGGCGCTTGCTGCGGTCCTCTTCCCCCAGCGCATCTACGTTGACCTCATCTGGCAGTACTACTGGGGCCCGGTCGTCGCAGACGCCCACGGCTGGAGCTGCGTCGCCTGGGCGGACGGGAATCCGGTCCACTGTAGCGAGGTCGGTCCGAACGCCGGACCGACCGCCGAGCCCGGCTACACGTTCGTCTCCTACGCGGGCTACATTCCGACGCTCGTTCTGATGGCGATCGGGATCCTCTTCCTGGTTCGCCGCCTCGAGATCGAGCGCTACCGCGCGGGGTTCTTCGCGCTGTTCCCGTTCATGCTCTTCGGCGGCGCCCTGCGGGTCGTCGAGGACACGAGCGTCGCCGCCTACCGGGAGACGGGCGAACTCATGATGGAGTTGCCGTGGATCGGCTTCCTGATCAGCCCGCTGATCTACTTCACCGTCGCCCTCCTCACGGTGATCACCGTCGTCGTGGCGGTCTGGCTCGACCGGACCGACCGCGTCTCGGGCTACGAGTACCCGCTCGCGGCGATCGGGACGGCCTACCTGACGCTCACGCTCGCCTATCTGGGGTACGCGTCGACGCAGCCGTACGCGGACTTCCATCCGCTGCTCCTGCTGACGACGCTCGTCGGCGCGACCCTCGCCACGGCGATCACCTGGCTCCTCATCGGGGAGTTCGCCCCCGAGATCAACCGGGGAACGGAGTACATGGGTGTGGTCGTCATCTGGGCCCACGCGGTCGACGGCGTCGCGAACGTCATCGGCCTCGACTGGGCGACCGCCTTCGGCCTCGAGCACAACCTCACGCCGAAACACCCCATCAACGGGGCGATCGTCGACATCACCGGCTCGGTGTTGCCTCCCAACGTCGTCGACACCATCGGCGCCGCCTGGCCGTTCCTGCTCGTGAAACTCGTCGCCGCCACGTTCGTCGTCTGGGTCTTCAACGAGGAAATCTTCGACGAACAGCCGCGCTTCGCCATCCTGATGCTGATCACCGTCGTCGCCGTCGGCCTCGGTCCCGGGACGCGAGACATGCTCCGGGCGACGTTCGGGGTCTAG
- a CDS encoding MFS transporter, whose translation MNEDRLQFLSLYLARFAEGFGFVTLITLLPYYINALDPTDTTVLGLTISAGLIVGLYTTGFTFAQTLAVVPIAWAGDRFDKRTVLLAVLGLGVVVYALFPFADSSASFIAIRGFQGIVVTGTGLMTLSLVGQLADVGTRANYIGKANAASFAASILGSLSAGTLYETFGFGPIFAIIVAIVLVAWAGTVVSLEPDETRVRGFPFADLALNRRILTLSTFRFQYAFAVTLVRTWVPIYAGVSAASGGLAYGGLAVALVVPFSPAIGTGLGLPAQVPVFGAVSPAFLPLVALSGLLGVADSFREPASMALFADEGTDDGGVASSFGIRELIWRPGSVVAPLLGGWLMYEVSMASVFYVGGAFALTGVGSFLVVLARFHGPDALTEW comes from the coding sequence GTGAACGAGGACCGCCTGCAGTTCCTGTCGCTCTACCTCGCCCGGTTCGCGGAGGGCTTCGGCTTCGTCACGCTGATCACGCTCCTGCCGTACTACATCAACGCCCTCGATCCGACCGACACGACGGTCCTCGGGCTGACGATCAGCGCCGGCCTGATCGTCGGCCTCTACACGACGGGGTTTACTTTCGCCCAGACGCTCGCGGTCGTTCCGATCGCCTGGGCCGGCGACCGCTTCGACAAGCGGACCGTGTTGCTCGCCGTGCTCGGACTCGGCGTCGTCGTCTACGCGCTGTTCCCGTTCGCCGACTCGAGCGCCTCGTTCATCGCGATCCGCGGGTTCCAGGGAATCGTCGTCACGGGGACCGGGCTGATGACGCTCTCGCTCGTCGGGCAACTCGCCGACGTCGGGACGCGGGCGAACTACATCGGCAAAGCCAACGCCGCCAGCTTCGCCGCGTCGATCCTCGGGAGTCTCAGCGCGGGAACGCTCTACGAGACGTTCGGCTTCGGCCCGATCTTCGCGATCATCGTCGCGATCGTGCTCGTCGCGTGGGCCGGAACGGTCGTCTCCCTCGAGCCCGACGAGACGCGGGTTCGCGGCTTTCCGTTCGCCGATCTGGCGCTCAACCGGCGGATCCTCACGCTCTCGACGTTTCGCTTCCAGTACGCGTTCGCGGTCACGCTCGTCCGGACGTGGGTGCCGATATACGCCGGCGTCTCCGCGGCGTCGGGCGGACTGGCCTACGGCGGCCTCGCGGTCGCGCTGGTCGTCCCGTTCTCGCCAGCGATCGGAACGGGGCTCGGACTGCCGGCGCAGGTACCGGTGTTCGGCGCCGTCTCGCCGGCGTTCCTGCCGCTCGTCGCGCTCTCGGGGCTGCTCGGCGTCGCGGACAGCTTCCGCGAACCCGCGAGCATGGCGCTGTTCGCCGACGAGGGGACCGACGACGGCGGCGTCGCCTCGAGCTTCGGGATCCGCGAACTGATCTGGCGGCCCGGGAGCGTCGTCGCGCCGCTGCTCGGCGGCTGGCTGATGTACGAGGTGAGCATGGCGTCGGTGTTCTACGTCGGCGGCGCGTTCGCGCTGACCGGCGTCGGCTCGTTTCTCGTCGTGCTGGCGCGGTTTCACGGTCCCGACGCGCTCACCGAGTGGTGA
- a CDS encoding dodecin family protein gives MGERAEIVELVGNSTESWEDAVQNAMDAADETIDHVSGVEIESERIDREGRETERYVVTLEASIVPEGR, from the coding sequence ATGGGTGAGAGAGCCGAAATCGTCGAGCTGGTCGGGAACTCGACCGAATCGTGGGAGGACGCCGTACAGAACGCGATGGACGCCGCCGACGAGACGATCGATCACGTCAGCGGGGTCGAGATCGAGTCGGAGCGAATCGATCGCGAGGGGAGGGAGACCGAACGGTACGTTGTCACGCTCGAGGCCTCGATCGTCCCGGAGGGTCGCTGA
- a CDS encoding ribonuclease J: MEIEIATIGGYEEVGRQMTAVRAGNDIVIFDMGLNLSKVLIHDNIRTEGMHSLDLIDMGAIPDDRIMSDLEGDVKAIVPTHGHLDHIGAISKLAHRYDAPVVASPFTIELVKGELADEQKFDSGNDLVKMDAGETMSIGDSGKVELEFVNVTHSIIDAINPVLHTPEGAVVYGLDKRMDHTPVIGDPIDMKRFREIGREGEGVLCYIEDCTNANKKGRTQSENVAREHLRDVLYSMEDYDGGIVATTFSSHIARVKSLVEFAKDIGRQPVLLGRSMEQYSGTAERMGFAEFPDDLGMFGHRNSVDRTFERIMNEGKEDYLPVVTGHQGEPRAMLTRMGRGETPYELDDGDKVVFSAGIIPEPTNEGQRYQAEKLLGMQGARIYSDIHVSGHLRQEGHYEMLDALQPKHVIPAHQNMKGFSGYVDLASNQGYKLGRDLHVTCNGNLIQIV, translated from the coding sequence ATGGAAATCGAAATCGCAACAATCGGCGGCTACGAGGAAGTCGGACGGCAGATGACTGCGGTCCGTGCGGGTAACGACATCGTCATCTTCGACATGGGGTTGAACCTGTCGAAGGTACTGATTCACGACAACATCCGTACGGAAGGGATGCACAGCCTGGATCTGATCGACATGGGGGCGATCCCCGACGATCGGATCATGAGCGACCTCGAGGGCGACGTGAAAGCGATCGTCCCGACCCACGGCCACCTAGACCACATCGGCGCCATCTCGAAGCTGGCCCACCGGTACGACGCGCCGGTCGTCGCGTCGCCGTTCACGATCGAACTCGTCAAGGGCGAACTCGCGGACGAACAGAAGTTCGACAGCGGGAACGACCTCGTGAAGATGGACGCCGGCGAGACGATGTCCATCGGCGACTCCGGCAAGGTCGAACTCGAGTTCGTCAACGTCACCCACTCGATCATCGACGCGATCAACCCGGTTCTCCACACGCCCGAAGGCGCGGTCGTCTACGGACTGGACAAGCGGATGGATCACACGCCCGTCATCGGCGATCCGATCGACATGAAGCGGTTCCGCGAGATCGGCCGCGAGGGCGAGGGCGTCCTCTGTTACATCGAGGACTGTACCAACGCCAACAAGAAGGGGCGCACGCAGTCCGAGAACGTCGCCCGCGAACACCTTCGTGACGTCCTCTACAGCATGGAGGACTACGACGGCGGCATCGTCGCGACGACGTTCTCGAGTCACATCGCCCGCGTGAAGAGCTTAGTCGAGTTCGCGAAGGACATCGGCCGCCAGCCCGTCCTGCTGGGCCGCTCGATGGAGCAGTACTCGGGGACGGCGGAACGCATGGGCTTCGCCGAGTTCCCGGACGACCTCGGCATGTTCGGGCACCGAAACTCCGTCGACCGCACGTTCGAGCGCATCATGAACGAGGGCAAGGAGGACTACCTGCCCGTCGTCACCGGCCACCAGGGCGAGCCCCGCGCGATGCTCACCCGGATGGGCCGCGGCGAGACCCCCTACGAACTGGACGACGGCGACAAGGTCGTCTTCTCGGCCGGCATCATTCCGGAGCCGACCAACGAGGGCCAGCGCTACCAGGCCGAGAAACTGCTCGGCATGCAGGGCGCGCGGATCTACTCCGACATCCACGTTTCGGGTCACCTCCGTCAGGAGGGCCACTATGAGATGCTCGACGCCCTCCAGCCCAAACACGTCATCCCCGCTCACCAGAACATGAAGGGGTTCTCGGGGTACGTCGACCTCGCCTCGAATCAGGGGTACAAACTCGGACGCGATCTCCACGTCACGTGTAACGGGAACCTCATCCAGATCGTCTGA
- a CDS encoding macro domain-containing protein yields the protein MEFTVVRGDIAAQSADALVNAAGTSLRMGSGVAGALRRAANGPINDEAMEQGPVDLGGIAVTDAYDLDAEHVIHAAAMPHYGVHETPSESRELTRTGGSGADGRATEESIREATRNALERADELGCESIVIPVLGTGAAGFEFRSGARFVCEAVRDYEPSSLTDARVIAYDGREYDELESVAESVRSS from the coding sequence ATGGAGTTCACCGTCGTACGGGGCGACATCGCCGCACAGTCCGCCGACGCGCTCGTCAACGCCGCCGGCACGTCGCTGCGGATGGGCAGCGGCGTCGCGGGAGCGCTCCGGCGAGCCGCGAACGGTCCGATCAACGACGAGGCGATGGAGCAGGGGCCGGTCGACCTCGGCGGGATCGCCGTCACCGACGCCTACGATCTCGACGCCGAGCACGTCATCCACGCGGCGGCGATGCCCCACTACGGGGTTCACGAGACTCCATCGGAGTCTCGTGAGCTAACCAGAACCGGAGGTTCTGGTGCTGACGGCCGCGCGACCGAGGAGAGCATCCGCGAGGCGACCCGGAACGCGCTCGAGCGGGCCGACGAACTCGGCTGCGAGTCGATCGTGATCCCCGTGCTCGGCACCGGCGCCGCCGGTTTCGAGTTCCGATCGGGCGCCCGGTTCGTCTGCGAAGCGGTCCGGGACTACGAGCCGTCGTCGCTGACCGACGCCCGTGTGATCGCCTACGACGGTCGCGAGTACGACGAACTCGAGTCGGTCGCCGAGTCGGTGCGGTCGTCGTGA
- a CDS encoding universal stress protein, with the protein MDTHILVPFDGSRPARHALEHALENFPDAEITVLTVIDEVGYSSEHLASEETGQLFASAKRRLETAEAIADECGGSIRCVADIGPTCKTITEYAEVADVDHVVIGTHGRTGLSRIIVGSVAETVIRQSPSPVTAVK; encoded by the coding sequence ATGGACACCCATATTCTCGTGCCGTTCGACGGGTCACGGCCGGCCCGTCACGCGCTTGAACACGCGCTCGAGAACTTCCCGGACGCGGAGATCACGGTCCTGACGGTGATCGACGAAGTCGGGTATTCGTCCGAGCACCTGGCGTCCGAGGAGACGGGACAGCTGTTCGCGAGCGCGAAACGACGGCTGGAAACCGCCGAGGCGATCGCCGACGAGTGCGGCGGTTCGATCCGCTGTGTCGCCGATATCGGCCCGACGTGCAAGACGATCACCGAGTACGCCGAGGTTGCGGACGTCGATCACGTCGTTATCGGGACCCACGGCCGAACGGGACTCTCTCGAATTATCGTCGGGAGCGTCGCCGAAACCGTCATTCGGCAGAGTCCGTCACCCGTCACGGCCGTCAAGTAG